The following coding sequences are from one Paenibacillus stellifer window:
- a CDS encoding GNAT family N-acetyltransferase, with the protein MSSTQKLYYGKGITVMFDSEKCIHSGVCVKGFPAVFNLKKRPWVNPDADSAEAIAQHIDKCPSGALQYKLLDDVQNDTESGLTMHIEHDTAGRRFLISDQGSVAAEMTYVTSSPKLIIIDHTFVENKYRGQELGDRLVEAIVEYARENEIKLLPLCPFAKGRLQQHPEFDDVLHTA; encoded by the coding sequence ATGTCAAGTACACAGAAGCTGTATTACGGAAAAGGGATAACGGTGATGTTTGATTCGGAGAAATGCATCCATTCCGGTGTGTGCGTCAAGGGCTTCCCCGCTGTGTTTAACCTGAAGAAGCGTCCCTGGGTGAACCCGGATGCCGACTCGGCGGAAGCCATTGCGCAGCACATCGACAAATGTCCAAGCGGAGCGCTGCAGTACAAGCTTCTTGATGATGTACAAAACGATACAGAAAGCGGGTTAACGATGCATATTGAACATGATACCGCAGGCAGACGGTTTCTGATTTCGGACCAAGGCTCCGTGGCTGCCGAAATGACCTACGTGACTTCAAGCCCGAAGCTCATTATTATTGATCATACTTTTGTGGAAAATAAGTACCGGGGACAAGAGCTCGGAGACCGCCTTGTTGAAGCTATAGTGGAGTATGCAAGGGAGAATGAGATCAAGCTGCTGCCCTTATGCCCGTTCGCCAAAGGCAGATTACAGCAGCACCCGGAATTTGACGATGTCCTCCATACTGCATAA
- a CDS encoding LysR family transcriptional regulator: MESSELRIFRAVAAEGSITKAAASLGYVQSNVTTRIQQLEAELGTPLFYRQRGMVLTPAGEKLLTYAEQILHLLDVASRFLSEPDTPSGSLAIGTYHSISSLHLPNVLAEYHHSYPDVDLSLFTGSADDLLYKVLHYELDGAFVKLPSLDNDDLIKELEFKEELVIVSRPEYKEAQSVYGRPFLMSSDGCPNRNQLERWLKFNGVSKVRYMEFNHVDSIIQGVLADLGVSFISRSSIKHYEDKGLLKSFPVPAQFSSTRTFFIRRRGAVKTEALSRFIDLIHSAKAYSVPLAVQPEWNEISM, encoded by the coding sequence ATGGAGAGCAGCGAGCTGCGAATTTTCCGTGCGGTAGCGGCGGAAGGCAGCATTACGAAAGCAGCGGCCAGCCTCGGCTATGTGCAGTCCAATGTAACGACCCGAATCCAGCAGCTGGAGGCGGAGCTGGGAACGCCCCTGTTCTATAGACAGCGGGGAATGGTTCTGACTCCGGCTGGCGAGAAGCTGCTAACCTATGCCGAGCAGATTCTGCATTTGCTGGATGTTGCTTCCCGCTTCTTAAGCGAACCCGACACTCCTTCCGGTTCACTGGCCATTGGCACGTATCACAGCATTTCTTCCCTGCATCTGCCGAACGTGCTGGCGGAGTATCATCACTCCTATCCGGATGTGGATTTGTCGCTGTTCACGGGATCGGCGGACGATCTTCTGTACAAAGTGCTTCATTATGAGCTGGACGGTGCTTTTGTGAAGCTTCCGTCTCTGGATAACGACGATTTGATTAAAGAGCTTGAGTTCAAGGAAGAGCTTGTCATCGTCTCCCGTCCCGAGTATAAAGAGGCTCAAAGCGTATATGGCAGACCTTTTCTCATGAGCTCGGACGGCTGCCCAAATCGGAATCAGCTGGAGCGCTGGCTGAAGTTCAACGGCGTCAGCAAGGTCCGCTATATGGAATTCAATCATGTGGACTCGATTATTCAGGGCGTGCTCGCCGATCTGGGCGTCTCCTTCATTTCCCGTTCCTCCATTAAGCATTACGAGGATAAGGGATTGTTGAAATCTTTTCCCGTACCGGCCCAGTTCAGCTCGACCCGCACCTTCTTCATCCGGCGCAGAGGCGCCGTGAAGACCGAGGCTCTGTCCCGATTTATCGACTTGATTCATAGCGCGAAGGCGTATTCAGTTCCTTTAGCCGTCCAGCCGGAGTGGAATGAAATCAGTATGTAA
- a CDS encoding AraC family transcriptional regulator: protein MNCSNLVFHIHYCNGRKVGERARPLRRLARTLGHHELVLTTGGRGDFKLGGKTYPIAAGMLYYIAPGVPHVLEPDLTNRPTFMTVHFDYARVSFHEEEWEIAGGEPSLGLRPAGQLNDYYQVEDAFGKLIDCWNAKRPGFEAIARVLLQELWIAITRNLGQGRQQDAASLKVEKVIAYMNEKVEGRITLQELAELVQLAPTYLSRSFKEVTGYSVIAFFNKLKMDRAKDMLLTGDKKIKEVAQALGYSDEFYFSRIFKKTEGISPSEFYGNNAHGI from the coding sequence ATGAACTGTTCGAATTTGGTATTTCATATCCATTACTGCAACGGCCGAAAGGTCGGGGAGCGTGCCAGGCCTTTGCGGAGACTCGCCCGGACTCTCGGACATCATGAGCTTGTGCTGACGACCGGAGGGCGGGGGGATTTTAAGCTTGGGGGCAAGACTTATCCGATTGCGGCGGGAATGCTGTATTATATAGCTCCCGGTGTCCCTCATGTGCTGGAGCCGGACCTTACGAATCGTCCCACTTTCATGACGGTGCATTTCGATTATGCGCGCGTCTCGTTTCATGAAGAGGAGTGGGAGATAGCGGGCGGTGAACCGAGCCTGGGGCTTCGTCCTGCCGGGCAGCTGAATGACTATTACCAGGTGGAGGACGCCTTCGGCAAATTGATCGATTGCTGGAACGCCAAGCGGCCGGGCTTTGAAGCGATCGCCAGAGTGCTGCTTCAGGAGCTGTGGATTGCCATTACCCGGAATCTGGGACAGGGCCGCCAGCAGGATGCTGCCTCGCTCAAGGTGGAGAAGGTCATCGCCTATATGAATGAAAAGGTGGAGGGACGCATTACGCTGCAAGAGCTTGCCGAGCTTGTGCAGCTGGCGCCGACTTATTTGTCGCGTTCGTTCAAGGAGGTTACCGGCTACTCGGTCATCGCCTTCTTCAACAAGCTCAAGATGGACAGAGCGAAGGACATGCTGCTTACCGGAGACAAGAAGATCAAAGAAGTAGCCCAGGCGCTCGGCTATTCGGACGAGTTCTATTTCAGCCGGATTTTCAAGAAGACGGAGGGCATCAGTCCTTCCGAATTTTACGGCAATAATGCCCATGGGATATAA
- a CDS encoding aldo/keto reductase, giving the protein MTVNNRAADESGTFTIGGDLKVNRLGYGAMQLTGPGIWGEPRDPEKAVRVLQRAVELGVNFIDTADSYGPFIADKYIRQALHPYRDGLIIATKVGLTRSGPNDWRPVGRPEYLRQQTELNLRNLGLETIDLLQLHRIDPKVPLAEQLGELTLLQQEGKIRHIGLSEVSVEQLEEASQYAKIVSVQNLYNLSQRTAEPVLEYAESHNLAFIPWFPLATGALAKEGGKLDTLSKRLGAKPSQLALAWLLKRSKVTLPIPGTSSVAHLEENIEAAGITLSDADFTELSNLI; this is encoded by the coding sequence ATGACAGTTAACAACAGAGCGGCAGACGAATCCGGCACGTTCACAATCGGCGGCGATCTCAAGGTGAACCGTTTGGGCTATGGCGCCATGCAGCTGACAGGTCCCGGTATTTGGGGAGAGCCCCGTGATCCCGAAAAAGCGGTGCGGGTGCTGCAGCGCGCGGTAGAGCTCGGCGTTAATTTCATCGATACCGCGGATTCCTACGGTCCGTTCATCGCGGACAAATACATCCGGCAGGCGCTGCATCCTTACCGCGACGGACTGATTATCGCAACCAAGGTAGGTCTGACCCGCTCGGGCCCGAATGACTGGCGTCCGGTAGGCCGTCCGGAATATTTGCGGCAGCAGACGGAACTGAATTTGCGCAACCTCGGCCTGGAGACGATTGACCTGTTACAGCTGCACCGGATCGATCCAAAGGTTCCGCTTGCGGAGCAGCTGGGCGAGCTGACCCTGCTTCAGCAGGAAGGGAAGATCCGGCATATCGGCCTTAGCGAAGTGTCGGTAGAGCAGCTGGAGGAAGCGAGCCAATACGCCAAAATCGTATCCGTTCAAAATCTGTACAACTTATCCCAGCGTACCGCCGAGCCGGTTCTGGAGTACGCCGAGTCCCATAACCTGGCCTTCATTCCCTGGTTCCCGCTCGCGACTGGCGCTCTGGCGAAGGAGGGCGGCAAGCTGGATACGCTGTCCAAGCGGCTTGGCGCGAAGCCTTCGCAGCTGGCGCTTGCCTGGCTGCTGAAGCGCTCGAAGGTTACGCTGCCAATTCCCGGCACTTCGTCTGTGGCGCATTTGGAAGAGAATATCGAAGCAGCTGGTATTACGCTTAGCGACGCGGATTTCACCGAGCTGTCCAATTTGATATAA
- a CDS encoding ATP-binding cassette domain-containing protein, with protein sequence MNRSIQKAPRQGEWAIEAHGLVKTFGDNRAVDGVNLQVGTGMIYGVLGPNGAGKTTTIRMLATLLRPDAGSAAIFGHDVAKEPQIVRQLIGVTGQYASVDEALSATENLVIFSRLLGLGRAEAKRKAAELLEEFGLTEAAKRPLKSFSGGMRRRLDLAASLIAQPPLIFLDEPTTGLDPRTRNQMWETIRRLVQSGSTVLLTTQYLEEADQLADRIAVIDRGRVVAEGTADDLKASVGTSSLQLRVQQPRDVVKARQIIERVLKVQSGISAEAAKITAPMASADKVTDLLIALREAGIALTEMSVQKPTLDEVFLTITGHGVEEENGTQPADKTGQLEVQSQ encoded by the coding sequence ATGAATCGATCCATACAGAAAGCGCCGCGTCAAGGCGAATGGGCGATCGAAGCACATGGTCTTGTCAAAACATTCGGGGATAACCGGGCAGTGGACGGTGTGAACCTGCAGGTGGGTACCGGTATGATCTACGGGGTGCTTGGACCCAACGGGGCGGGGAAGACGACGACGATCCGGATGCTCGCGACTCTGTTGCGCCCGGATGCGGGTTCGGCGGCCATTTTCGGCCATGATGTGGCGAAGGAGCCGCAGATTGTGCGGCAGTTGATCGGGGTGACCGGTCAGTATGCCTCGGTTGATGAAGCGCTTAGCGCAACGGAGAATCTGGTGATCTTCTCGCGGCTTCTGGGACTCGGACGCGCCGAAGCGAAGCGGAAAGCGGCAGAGCTGCTGGAGGAATTCGGCTTGACCGAAGCGGCGAAACGTCCGCTTAAATCGTTCTCCGGCGGCATGCGCCGGCGGCTGGATCTCGCGGCGAGTCTGATTGCTCAGCCGCCGCTTATCTTCCTGGATGAGCCGACGACGGGGCTCGATCCGCGCACGCGCAATCAGATGTGGGAGACGATCCGCCGTCTGGTCCAGTCGGGCTCGACTGTGCTGCTGACGACGCAGTATCTGGAAGAGGCCGACCAGCTCGCCGACCGAATCGCGGTCATCGACCGCGGGCGGGTCGTCGCGGAGGGCACGGCGGATGATCTGAAAGCGTCTGTCGGCACTTCATCGCTTCAACTCAGAGTTCAGCAGCCAAGAGACGTCGTGAAAGCCCGCCAGATCATTGAACGGGTGCTGAAGGTCCAGTCCGGCATCTCGGCGGAGGCAGCGAAAATCACGGCGCCCATGGCTTCGGCCGACAAGGTCACCGATCTGCTGATCGCCCTTCGCGAGGCGGGGATTGCGCTGACCGAAATGAGCGTGCAGAAGCCGACGCTTGATGAAGTGTTTCTGACGATCACGGGGCATGGCGTGGAAGAGGAGAACGGAACGCAGCCAGCTGACAAAACCGGACAATTGGAGGTACAAAGCCAATGA
- a CDS encoding NAD(P)H-dependent oxidoreductase, with amino-acid sequence MRTLVIIAHPDLQASRINRSWAEELQAQENVTIHSLYGIYPDGAIDVRREQQLLDSHDRIIFQYPLYWYSTPSLLKQWFDQVLELGWAYGPGGEHLSGKEIGIAISTGGPADSYQPGAYNLFTLHDYTKPIQALAYHVLASYLPPFILNDARNVTDEQLAASRKAYIEHLATAQPVALEIVQ; translated from the coding sequence ATGAGAACACTGGTGATCATCGCTCACCCGGATTTGCAAGCTTCCCGGATCAACCGCTCATGGGCGGAGGAGCTGCAAGCTCAGGAGAATGTTACGATTCATTCGCTGTACGGGATTTATCCGGATGGAGCCATCGATGTCCGGCGGGAACAGCAGCTGCTGGACAGCCATGACCGGATTATTTTTCAATACCCGTTATATTGGTACAGCACACCTTCACTGCTCAAGCAATGGTTCGATCAGGTGCTGGAACTAGGCTGGGCATACGGCCCTGGCGGTGAGCATCTCAGCGGCAAGGAAATCGGAATCGCCATTTCGACGGGCGGTCCTGCGGATTCGTACCAGCCAGGCGCCTACAATCTCTTCACCCTGCATGATTACACCAAGCCGATTCAAGCTTTGGCTTATCATGTCCTTGCGAGCTATTTGCCTCCGTTCATTCTGAATGACGCGCGAAATGTGACCGATGAGCAACTGGCTGCGAGCCGGAAAGCTTATATTGAGCATTTGGCTACCGCACAGCCCGTAGCTTTGGAAATCGTCCAATAA
- a CDS encoding ABC transporter permease — translation MSTLIKPGAQRQLKNRSGFGQAIRNSLTMAYRGLLKIKRTPEQLFDVTIQPILFTLMFTYIFGGAISGDVQSYLPVIIPGILVQTVITGSVVTGVQLREDMEKGVFDRFKSLPISRIAPLAGALLADTIRYTIATVLTFVMGYIMGFRPDAGFDFVVIAALLVIASSWAISWIFAFFGVIARTASSVQGISMIILFPLTFVSNAFVPVDTMPHWLQWFVKINPISHLVSAVRELLNNGTVGSDLVYTLIGAAVIVAIFAPITVRAYMRRA, via the coding sequence ATGAGCACACTAATTAAACCGGGCGCCCAGCGCCAGTTGAAGAACCGTTCCGGCTTCGGCCAGGCGATCCGCAATTCGCTGACGATGGCTTACCGCGGCCTGCTCAAAATCAAGCGCACGCCCGAGCAGTTGTTCGACGTGACGATCCAGCCGATCTTATTCACTCTGATGTTCACTTATATTTTCGGCGGGGCCATCTCCGGAGATGTGCAGAGCTATTTACCTGTCATTATCCCAGGAATTCTGGTGCAGACCGTGATTACGGGTTCAGTCGTAACAGGCGTTCAACTGCGCGAGGATATGGAAAAGGGGGTATTCGACCGCTTCAAGTCGCTGCCGATTTCCAGGATCGCGCCGCTCGCGGGCGCCTTGCTCGCAGACACGATCCGCTATACCATAGCGACCGTCCTTACCTTCGTTATGGGCTACATCATGGGCTTCCGCCCCGATGCCGGGTTTGACTTCGTAGTCATTGCGGCACTTCTCGTCATTGCCAGTTCTTGGGCTATCAGCTGGATCTTCGCTTTCTTCGGCGTCATCGCGCGCACCGCATCCAGTGTGCAAGGCATCTCCATGATCATCCTGTTTCCGCTGACCTTTGTCTCCAATGCGTTCGTGCCGGTTGATACAATGCCGCATTGGCTTCAGTGGTTCGTCAAGATCAACCCGATCTCCCATCTGGTCTCAGCCGTGCGCGAGCTCTTGAATAACGGAACGGTCGGCAGTGATCTCGTCTACACCCTCATCGGTGCAGCTGTTATTGTGGCTATATTCGCTCCTATAACGGTACGCGCTTATATGCGCCGCGCTTGA